GTTATCGATGCGGCCTTGGTACAACGTCTTGCCGTTCAGGTCCACGATAAACGCTTCCGGGGTGACCGTGGCGCCGACGCGGCGCGCGATCGATTGGTCATGGTCGAGGATCACCGGCAGCTCGATCTTGAACTTCGCGATGTGGCGCTCGGCGTCCTCGGCCGTCACGTCGGGATCGGAGTGAATGAGATAGATCGGCACGCCGCTTGTGACGAACTTGGCGCCTAGTTCGCGAAGCGTCGGCTGGTAGAAGTTGGCGATCGGGCAGTCGGGAGTGATGAACACCAGGGCGATGGCTTGGACCCCCTTCTCTTCCATCGGGCGATGCACCGTGCCCGCGACGTCGGTCAGCAGGAGGTTGGTGCTCTGTTCCGCGGCATGCAGTCGCGCCGCGGCAAGGTGCAAACTGAGGACGATGGCCGTCGCGGCGGCTAGAGTGATCGATCGCGGCATAGGAAGGAGCGTTCCCAGGAGCGTTGGTGTGACGAAAGCTAGTTGTCTCCGGCGGGCCGAGGGAGGACTAGATTCTAGCGAGAAACTGTGGAATTGCCGATTTCAGATGTTTTCTGTCCTCTCGGCGGGCTGGAAGTGACAATAGGTAAGGCGGGCTGCGGCGCGGACGGGCGTATGGGATTGTGCGCCGTGTGAATTTCTGGCGTCGTGAATCCCTCCCCTGGCCCCTCCCTTCAAGGGAGGGGGAATAAGACAAACCGATGGACGCGAAGGGCGTATTCGAGATTCTGGTTCGCGAGCATGCTGGCATGCTCCGCGTCTATTTGCGATCGGCGGTGGCCGATCAGGCGGCGGTCGACGATTTGTTTCAGGAGACGATGCTGACCGCGTGGCGGCTGATCGATCGCTTTGATTCGAGCCGCCCCTTCGGCCCCTGGCTGCGCGGAATTGCGGCGAAGCTGGTGCTCGCCTGGCGGCGGAAGCACGCGACCGATCCGCGACTGTGCGACGCCGCGGCACTCGAGCAACTCGATGTGCGGATGAGCGAAGTGCAGCGTCTGCCGGGCGACACGCTCGATGAAAAGCTCGACGCGCTGCGGCGGTGCGTCGCCGCGCTGCCTGAACAGTACCAGGCGACGCTCGACGGGCGCTTTCGCGAACAGCTTTCGCCGCCGGAGATCGCCGCAACGCTGCAGCTCAACCTGGAGACGGTGAAGAAGCGTTTGCAGCGAGCGCGAGCGCTGCTGCTGGAGTGCATGCTCGGCAAGCTGGCGGCGCTGGAGGCGGAAGGATGAGCAGCGAACACGAGCATCCGATTGACGAGCGGGCGAGTGCGTGGCTCGATGGCCAGCATGGGCTCGCGGCGAGCGA
This sequence is a window from Lacipirellula parvula. Protein-coding genes within it:
- a CDS encoding redoxin domain-containing protein, translating into MPRSITLAAATAIVLSLHLAAARLHAAEQSTNLLLTDVAGTVHRPMEEKGVQAIALVFITPDCPIANFYQPTLRELGAKFVTSGVPIYLIHSDPDVTAEDAERHIAKFKIELPVILDHDQSIARRVGATVTPEAFIVDLNGKTLYQGRIDNFYEALGRKRRAATEHDFHDALAAVADGKPVATPLTKALGCKIPFTTNSQRSPVSK
- a CDS encoding sigma-70 family RNA polymerase sigma factor encodes the protein MDAKGVFEILVREHAGMLRVYLRSAVADQAAVDDLFQETMLTAWRLIDRFDSSRPFGPWLRGIAAKLVLAWRRKHATDPRLCDAAALEQLDVRMSEVQRLPGDTLDEKLDALRRCVAALPEQYQATLDGRFREQLSPPEIAATLQLNLETVKKRLQRARALLLECMLGKLAALEAEG